CACCTCCGGAGACGACATTGACATTGACATCTTCTACTCTGCTCTGCTCAAATGATTTTCAACCGCCCCTTACCCCTACCACTCCTCTTTCTTCagttttaaacttttaataatgtttgatttCTACTTGTATCGAAGTTAATAGATGAGAGCTgttaaatgaaaatttattcaaattatttaatggCTCTTAGCtattatcaacttcacgtgaaatcgACTGCATTTGAGTTTCCACTTTTGGCTGCATCATAGCATCTCTGAACAAAATAACCTAAGGACAGAATGAAATAAACACTTTTACGAGCCTAATATTGCATCATAGTATCTTTGTACAAAGccaatcatatatatatataaagcagTCATCAATCCTTATTTATAAAACATATTGTCaacaataaatataatagaaaaaaacTAAGGCACCAGCAGATTTTGAGATTTTTAGTCATCAATTAGCcatcaataaaatttttaatgatgtaaAATTACATCTAATGGTTTTAACAAAAGTAGCACTCCTCAATATAAGAGGTATCAAAACTACAATAGCACACAACTAGAAAGTAAAACTAGTGGACATTCATTCGGATAACCGCATCACACAAATTACAGTGATCTCTAAACTTTGGAAATTGATTCTTCAAAGTTCTCATCATCAATCTTTTCGGAATTTAAACTTGGTGGAATGAAAGATCTGAAAATCAATTCCATGTCAGGAGCTTCTCCCATACTATTAGCTACAACCTCAAGTATTGGACGTTCAAAAGCTggataaaatttttttgcaCAGACAAAACCATAGATGAACGACAATATAGGAAGTGGAATCAACAATGAGGCATAGTAGAACTTTTGCAGCCCAAAGTACACAAGCATGGTAACTTGGTAAAGTATCAAAGATGCTAGTATACGGTTATGTATGTGGGGCCACATTCTTCCATTGCTTTCAAATGTTGGAACATAGACATTGAGTGCCTGTCGATACaaagttaaaattttaatgGTGAAAATTGATAGCCTTGCCTTTGTTGCAGGCCTCTAGTAAACAAAAACTGTTCCAAGAACATCACCTGATTTCGTAGTATAAGCCATCCTAGGCCGAAATAGAGAACACCAAATGGGATTATTAGAGGAGCAATCACAGAGTAACAGAAGACAATTATGACAATGAGCATGTCCTCAGAAACTCTAGTCTCATAACCAAGATCTCCAGGAGCCCAAGCTTCTTTACGCTCAGCATCGGTCTTGCAAATATACTTTCTCTTAAAATGGTATAGAAGAAGAGGAACTAGCCGGGACAGTTCAAGGCCATAGCCAACGAAAAATCTGACGcaatcaaaatattaaaaatcacTTAAGGTGTATTAGACTTTAGACATGATAAAATCAATAAACAAAGTATGATAATGGTATCTTACTTGAGAGCCAAATAGGTCAAAAAAAAAGTAGCATTGTCCGGGAGGCTCATAACTAGCCAGGACAGAAGTGATTTGGGATTATCCTCAATTAACTTGAATGTTCTGTACAAAGTTCCACCGAGAGTAACTCCAAGGAACACATTGACCACTGGAAAATAGAAGTATTTTCCAGATGCAGCCCTCACTGCTTGACTTTGTGTGGGAATCCCCTCCAATTTAGACAAATAGAGAAGCAACTTTGGTAACAGGTAAAAGAAAATAATCAATGCAAGTTGAGGTAGATATGCTTCCAGCACTGTCCTCAAAGCCTTTATACGCACTACTGGCTCTATGAATGGGGCAAGTTCCACCAAATTTTGCAGAGTTGTGAAGGCAGATATAAATGAAATTGGAACCATGTAAAAGACTATAGTGAGAGCAACAACAGCATTCACCAAGTACTTACGCAGCTCTCTTTCAAAATACTTGATTGTCAAATTATGCCATATTAGTTGACGGGGTTCGGCAGCAGGTGACACTGACCATGTATCAACCATTTGAGCATGTAAGCTCTGAGCTGCACTTGCTGCAACAACCCTACTTGTGAAGAACACCAAAGCAGCATTTTGCTGCTTTTCACTCTGAGTAATCTTCTGCTCCGCTTCCAACTTTGTAACGGTTTCATTAATTCTGTCGTTGTAATATTCTATACTGTCCACCTTACTACCACAAAGTCCAAGTAAACCAGTCTTGATAGTAGGTCTTGTTCCTTCCGGTTTGGCATTTGTTTTTGACATTTGAAATACGGTTTCAGCACGTGCAAGCTGCTTCTTATATCCTTCTAACTCCTCCCAAATCCTGTTTGCCTATTAATAGAagtgttagaatataattaggatcaattattattatttagtatatctgaatatttacgtctttattattacgattctcttagtacctataaatatccttttatattgtatcattctaaACAACTTGAATAGACAACTTGAATACAACTGAATAATATACAAACATTTTCTTCGGATTTCTCTCTTGTTTTAACAAGAAGCACCACCAGCTGAATGATATATGCAATGGAAGGCATTGAATCAGAATGAGGAGTGTACCTTTCTGTTATCTGTTACAATCATACACTTATAATATGTCTCCGGATAGATAGCTTCAAAATAAGAGTGGACATATTCCTCTGTAGTAGTCTCTCCTAGGGGAACAGCAGGTATGTCTCTGACAACTACAGCAAACTGTTCAGGCTTCACATTAGGAGCCATAAGAGCTTGAGCTCTCAGCCATGACACATGCTTGCAAGCTTTCCATAAGAGGCCCAATGCAACAAGTGAAAACCAATAGCAGCAAACAAAAAATGCCCACAACCGATTACTCTTCTCCTACACATACATTATAAGATATCTTGTAAAGGAAGCTAACCATATGTGTCATGAAATCACTCATCTCAAAAGCTTAAGCTGATAGGAGAAAGTAAAattaatggttatatctctaacacTCCCTCTCAAACAAGGGCctcgaactcttgaccttttgGACATAGAGTTCTGATACCATGTCATGAAACCACTCATCTCAAAAGCTTAAGCTGATAGGACAAGGTAATattaatggttatatctctaacaaTATGGACATGGCAAAATTCAGCATGCATACCGTGATGTTTCCCATTGTCAACTTTTGAAGTTCATCGACCACTGTCTGATTGTAATGACTTGTTACTGACTCCTTCACCACACGTTCATCGGTGACAGCAACAGGAAGAAGTACCGGTAGCAGAATCACGGCAGATAAAACCAGGATACTCAGCACTTTGAGAAGAAACACCAATCACAAACACACTAATTACTcaacttttaatttttgaatattgAAGATATAGACCAAtgtaaagaaaataataaaagatttcGTAATTTTAACTGAAGAATGTTCTAAGAACATTCATTATAGATTAGTAGAAATTTTTTGCTCTttcaatatataaaaaataaaaaaaaatatttattttctagCAAGACATTTTAATCATAATATCATTTAACAAGTGTCCTTCAAATAAGGCTACATATCAGCAAAATCTTTAATGATTACGTAAATGTAATTATGATGTTATTATGATTAAAATACAAACTTTCAACTCATCTTTAtgttagaatatattttttttaatcacctgcaaaaacaaaaacaaataatctttatatcatatttacTCTAGAAAACAATATTATTTGTACACCTAAATAAACTAATttgttaatatttatttaaatccaagaataatagtaataagaaaaaaaggtaAAGATCACACCGTGACTGATTTCATTACTTCAAAAGGACTCAGAAATCTAAGACTCCTCTTGaaataatgataaattaatTACTGATAAAAGCACAAGTAGTGAAGAGGGTGTGAAAGTaaaatagagagagagaaacCAGTGCTGAGAAAAACAAAGTAAACAGCAGTGTCGACCCCAGACAAGGCAATAACCTCCGTCTCGGAGGTAACCAATGCAACCTTCATCCAAATGAAAGGGTTGCGTGACTTGTTTATCCCTTCCAATGGTTCCAACCCCTTAAGGATCTTGTTGGGGTAGTACACCACATTGTTTCCTGCTCTCCATGAAAGGAACGCATACACTATCATCAGACCCATGAATATCCCAAAATATGTCCCTAGAGATGTTACAAAAGATGTAAGGTCCATGATGTTCCAAAGTCTTCTAACCCCAACGCTATTATTGCTTACAAATTATGAAGCTATATGATGCATGGTAAGTTGGTAACTAACTGAAGCAGTATggaaataacatagaagatctCTTTAATCTTGACCAACAAAATATATCACCACCGTCTTCTTAATTGTAGCACCCTTTCATCATGTATGATTGAGAAATAAAGTGAACTTGTGGGATCAACTTTTCTTCACATTAAGACAAATAAACTACAAATAATGTCTCAGCCAGGCCTAATAATCTatcaactttatttctttcttggATGCTTCCTCTATCAATCAATCATTAGGtaaaaactcaggtgcagtcgacttcacatgaagttgataactgagagccgttagatgatttgaatgatttgactaaattttcatctaacgactctcagCTATCAACTTCGACTTCACCTGAGTTTCCACCAAATTCTTAACTCATCTACCTGAGTTTCCACCAAATTCTTAACTCATCTGCTGACAACGGAGTTAAGATATATTGGGCCTCTTTTTAGGAGACTATTGGGCCTCCTCAACATAGTATTGGGCCAGAACTTAGAGATTGGACTAATGTTAGAGTAAGTCCTTTATAGTTTATAGGTAGAACATGACAGGCTGTGAATCATAGTAGTTCTAGCTGCAACAACAAAGACAAACTCGAATTTATATTCAGAAAAGCTATGCACAAACGTCAATGTTACAAAAGCAGATATGTGAGACCCGAAGAACCTCAAACCTGATTCCTAAAATGTATTATGAACAATATCTAAACATATCAACACTAGAATAGTACAACTAGCAGTGGAAATTCAGACAACTGCCTCAAACGTTAGACCTTGCATCTTCAAAGTTCTCATCATCAATCTTCTCAGAACTCAAGCTTGGTGGAATGAAAGCTCTGAAGATCAAGTCCATGTTGGGAGCATCCTTCAAACCATTGGCTGCAACCTCAAGCGTTGGTCGCTCAAAAGCTGGATAGAATTTCTTTGCACATACAAACCCAAAGAGTATTGACAGTAATGGAAGAGGTATTAAGAACGGTGCGTAGTAGAACTTCTGCACCCCAAAGTAACCAAGCATGGTAACTTGGTATAGAATCAAAGATGCTAGTATGCGGTTGTGTATGTGCGGCCACATCCTTCCATTGCTTTCATACGATGGAACATACACTTTTAGAGCCTGTTGATAACAAAAAACATTACTTATTCATGAGATTTCAAGTTATTAAAATGTCACAGATCTATTAAGATCCTGGTTGGGTAAATAGAATCATGAGAACTTCACCTGATTTCTTAGTATAAGCCATCCGAGGCCAAAATACAGAGCACCAAATGGGACTATCAGAGGAGCAATCACAGAATAGCAGAAAACGATTGTGACGATGAGCATGTCACCAGGAACTCTAGTCCCATAACCAAGATCTCCAGGAGCCCAAGCCTCTTTCACCTCCGCATCGGTCTTGCAAAGATACTTTTTCTtcaaatggaataaaataaGAGGAACTAACCGGGACAGCTCAAGACCATAGCCAACAAAAAATCTGAGATAAACAGAATAGAAGTCATTTAATTTGGTTGAACATTAAATCA
This sequence is a window from Arachis stenosperma cultivar V10309 chromosome 10, arast.V10309.gnm1.PFL2, whole genome shotgun sequence. Protein-coding genes within it:
- the LOC130954918 gene encoding CSC1-like protein ERD4, with amino-acid sequence MDLTSFVTSLGTYFGIFMGLMIVYAFLSWRAGNNVVYYPNKILKGLEPLEGINKSRNPFIWMKVALVTSETEVIALSGVDTAVYFVFLSTVLSILVLSAVILLPVLLPVAVTDERVVKESVTSHYNQTVVDELQKLTMGNITEKSNRLWAFFVCCYWFSLVALGLLWKACKHVSWLRAQALMAPNVKPEQFAVVVRDIPAVPLGETTTEEYVHSYFEAIYPETYYKCMIVTDNRKANRIWEELEGYKKQLARAETVFQMSKTNAKPEGTRPTIKTGLLGLCGSKVDSIEYYNDRINETVTKLEAEQKITQSEKQQNAALVFFTSRVVAASAAQSLHAQMVDTWSVSPAAEPRQLIWHNLTIKYFERELRKYLVNAVVALTIVFYMVPISFISAFTTLQNLVELAPFIEPVVRIKALRTVLEAYLPQLALIIFFYLLPKLLLYLSKLEGIPTQSQAVRAASGKYFYFPVVNVFLGVTLGGTLYRTFKLIEDNPKSLLSWLVMSLPDNATFFLTYLALKFFVGYGLELSRLVPLLLYHFKRKYICKTDAERKEAWAPGDLGYETRVSEDMLIVIIVFCYSVIAPLIIPFGVLYFGLGWLILRNQALNVYVPTFESNGRMWPHIHNRILASLILYQVTMLVYFGLQKFYYASLLIPLPILSFIYGFVCAKKFYPAFERPILEVVANSMGEAPDMELIFRSFIPPSLNSEKIDDENFEESISKV